The DNA segment CTGGATCGACACGTTCTGATCGCCGGAAACGTCAATAGGACATAACGCTATAAATGCTATATAAGGAGAACATCATGTCGCTTACTCTTCTGCCCGCGGTGGACGTTCGTGACGGCAAGGCCGTGCGTCTGCGTCAGGGTGAGTCCGGTTCGGAAACCGATTACGGCTCCCCGTTGGAAGCCGCTCGCACGTGGGTCGAATCCGGTGCGCAGTGGATCCATCTGGTCGATCTGGACGCCGCCTTCGGTACCGGTGACAACCGTGATCAGCTGCGTGCCATCGTGCATGAGCTGGGTAGCGCGGTGAACATCGAGATGTCCGGTGGCGTGCGTGACGATGCCTCGCTGGAAGCCGCATTGGAGGCCGGCGCCGCCCGAGTGAACATCGGCACCGCCGCTCTGGAGAATCCGGACTGGACCGCTTCGGTCATCAAGAAGTACGGCGATCGTGTGGCGGTCGGCCTTGATGTGCGAGGGCACACGCTTGCCGCCCGCGGCTGGGTGAAGGAAGGCGGCGACCTGTTCGAGACCATGGCGTTCCTTGATTCCGTCGGCTGCTCGCGTTATGTGGTCACCGATGTTTCCCGCGATGGCATGATGAGCGGTCCGAATATCGAGCTGCTGCGCGAAGTGGCCGAACGCACCGATGCGAAGGTCACTGCATCCGGCGGCATTTCCAAGCTCGACGATCTGCGCAATATCAAGCAGCTTGCCGAAATCGGCGTTGACTCCGCCATTCTGGGCAAGTCGCTGTACGCTCGCGCCTTCACCCTTGAAGAGGCGCTTGAAGTGGCGCGCTGAGCGGCATCCTTCCCGTTGCCATGAACAAGGCGTATCGCCTGGGGCATGAACCCAAGCGATACGCCTTTCGCTTTTTCGCGCATGCTGCGGCGGTACCTGGTGGTACGGGCGGCTATTTCTTGCTGCAGGGAAGCTCGCCCGAATCGATAAGCGAACGGAACAAGGCGTAATCCTCGTCGTTCTGATCGGCATACGAGTCGGCGAACGAGGTGATGGCCCTGTCGAATTCGTCGGTACGCCCCAAGTAACTGGAGATCGCGATACTATCGCCGGTGCGTGCATGGGCATGCGCCAGGCATCGAGCGCACATACGGGACAGATCGCTCAAGGTGAATTCGTTGAGATGATCGATATCGATCGATCCCTTGCCATTCCACAGTTGGCGAACGTAGTAGTCGCGTCGTTTGGCGTTTCCCTCGCTGAATTTTGCCCATCCGAGCAGCACATCGGCGGTCGATTGGATGAGCTTCTGGCCCTGCACCACACGTTCGCCGTGGGTCGCATAGGGGGAATACCCCACGAAGCGTTCCAATACCGATTCGGTGGCCTCCTTCATCTGCAGCATCAGCGGATCGTCAAGATCACGCCCCGTCAGAATCGAGACCCACGCCCGGGTGCCGACCGAGCCTACCCCCACCACCTTGCGCGCGGTGTCGTGGTAGCGATATTGGTCGAACACATGACGGCGATCCTGGTAGAGGCTATGCCGGTAATCGTTCATCAGCGCTTCCAGCCTGGACTGCATGGTTTCCAGATCGGCGTAATCCTGCAATTCTGCGATCGGCACCAATGCCGGCGGCTTCGACTTAAACCGCAGCTTGTCGCCATCCAGGTAGGTCAGTTTCGCCGCAGCGCTGTTGGAATCCTTCATCAGCGCTTTCGCGGCGGCGTCGCGCAGCGTACGATTACGTTTGCCGTTTTGCGTGTATTCATAGCGATCCAGCGACTCCTGAACATCCAGATGGTCGTACCACATATCGAGATAGTTCATGTGGGAATACTGTTCGATGCGCTCGCGATAGGTGTGCACGCATCGTGCCACCGCGTTATGGCAGGCTGTGGGGCTGAGCTTGTTCGCACGCCCGCAGATCTCGACGGAAACAGCGAGGCGCTTGATATCCCATTCCCAGGGGCCGGTGGTGGTTTCGTCGAAATCGTTGATATCGAACACCAGTCGGCGCGACGGGCTGTAGAACATGCCGAAGTTGCCGATATGCGCGTCTCCCACGCATTGCACGGGTATGCCGGTCACCGGCGTTGACGCCAGATCGTTGGCCATGATAAGCGCGGTTCCCCGGTAGAACGTGAACGCGGAGGCGCTCATGCGGTAGTAGCGCAATGGGATCAGCGATTGCACACGTTGATGCGACTGCTCCTCAAGCAGGCCGATGACGCCGCGCCGGTTGGCGCGGACCTGCCATTTGGCATGGCTTGATAGCGGCACACGGCCGCGGGCTTCGAGCCCCGCCCGGGCCCGCTGCTCGGCCGTCGTTGCCTGCTTCCATGATCTGACGTCTACAACGGGATGGTCGGCACTTGATCTGACTACGGTGTTATCACTGGTGTTATCGCTCACGACCAGTATGCTACATCAGTTTTTCGCTCCTGATGGCCGGTGCGGGCCCGGTGGACGAGTCGGATTGCGATGCAATCGTTGGCAATTCGTAAGGGGTGAAGACGGGGGAGTCGGGTGGCCGCCGGTGTAGTGGCAGGAAACGAATACACGACTTGTGTTAACGATGTTCGTAACACGCACATGGAACCATAGGGCACTATGGATAAGCAGCAGGAGTTTGCTCTGCGCACAGTCGAAGAACGTGACGTGCGCTTCATTCGGTTATGGTTCACCGACGTGCTCGGCACACTGAAATCAGTGGCCATCGCACCTGCGGAACTTGAAGCGGCATTCGAGGAGGGGCTCGGTTTCGACGGTTCTGCCATCGAGGGCATGACCCGTGTCTCCGAAGACGACATGATCGTCAAGCCCGATCCCTCGACGTTCCAGATTCTGCCGTGGCGAGGAGGCCCACAGGGCACCGCCCGCATGTTCTGCGACGTGCTGACCCCTGACGGGGAGCCAAGCCTCGGCGATCCGCGCCACGTGCTCAAACGTGCGCTCGCCAAGGCGAAGGAGAAGGGGTTCACCTTCTACGTTCACCCGGAGATCGAATTCTACCTGTTCGAAAGCCAGAACGACTGGTCGCAGACACCCAAGCCCATCGACGAAGGCGGCTACTTCGACCATGTGCCGCGCAGCCCAGGCATGGACTTCCGCCGCGCCACCGTGAATATGCTCGAACAGATGGGCATCTCGGTGGAATACTCCCACCATGAGGGTGGGCCAGGCCAGAACGAGATCGATCTGCGTTATGCGGACGCACTCACCACTGCCGACAACATCATGACCTTCCGCACCGTCGTCAAGGAGATCTCGCTGGAACGCGGCATCCATGCCAGCTTCATGCCCAAGCCCCTAGCCGACGCCCCGGGATCCGGCATGCACACGCATCTGAGCCTGTTCGAGGGGGATTCCAACGCCTTCTACGAGGCCGGCCAGGAATTCAACATGTCCCTTACGGCGCGTCAGTTCGCCGCCGGCATTCTCGCCCATGCCGCCGAGATCTGCGCGGTGACCGACCAGTACGTGAACTCGTACAAGCGTCTGTGGGGCGGCAACGAGGCGCCGAGCTACATCTGCTGGGGCCATAACAACCGTTCCGCATTGCTGCGCATCCCGCAGTACAAGCCGGGCAAGGGCAACTCCGCGCGTATGGAGTTCCGTGCGCTCGACCCGGTGGCCAATCCGTATCTTGCGTATTCGGTGCTGCTGGCTGCCGGCCTCGACGGCATCGACAAGCAGATGCAGCTGGGCGAGCCCACCAGCGACGATGTATGGGAGTTCACCGACGCCGAACGCCAGGCCATGGGCATCGAGCCGTTGCCCACTTCACTCGGCGAAGCACTGGAGATCATGGAGAAGTCCGACTTCGTGGCCGATGTGCTCGGCGAGCACGTATTCGAGTATTTCCTGGCCAACAAGCGTCAGGAATGGCATGAATACAACCGTCAGGTCACACCGTTCGAGCTGAAGAAGTACCTG comes from the Bifidobacterium angulatum DSM 20098 = JCM 7096 genome and includes:
- the priA gene encoding bifunctional 1-(5-phosphoribosyl)-5-((5-phosphoribosylamino)methylideneamino)imidazole-4-carboxamide isomerase/phosphoribosylanthranilate isomerase PriA encodes the protein MSLTLLPAVDVRDGKAVRLRQGESGSETDYGSPLEAARTWVESGAQWIHLVDLDAAFGTGDNRDQLRAIVHELGSAVNIEMSGGVRDDASLEAALEAGAARVNIGTAALENPDWTASVIKKYGDRVAVGLDVRGHTLAARGWVKEGGDLFETMAFLDSVGCSRYVVTDVSRDGMMSGPNIELLREVAERTDAKVTASGGISKLDDLRNIKQLAEIGVDSAILGKSLYARAFTLEEALEVAR
- the glnA gene encoding type I glutamate--ammonia ligase: MDKQQEFALRTVEERDVRFIRLWFTDVLGTLKSVAIAPAELEAAFEEGLGFDGSAIEGMTRVSEDDMIVKPDPSTFQILPWRGGPQGTARMFCDVLTPDGEPSLGDPRHVLKRALAKAKEKGFTFYVHPEIEFYLFESQNDWSQTPKPIDEGGYFDHVPRSPGMDFRRATVNMLEQMGISVEYSHHEGGPGQNEIDLRYADALTTADNIMTFRTVVKEISLERGIHASFMPKPLADAPGSGMHTHLSLFEGDSNAFYEAGQEFNMSLTARQFAAGILAHAAEICAVTDQYVNSYKRLWGGNEAPSYICWGHNNRSALLRIPQYKPGKGNSARMEFRALDPVANPYLAYSVLLAAGLDGIDKQMQLGEPTSDDVWEFTDAERQAMGIEPLPTSLGEALEIMEKSDFVADVLGEHVFEYFLANKRQEWHEYNRQVTPFELKKYLPKL
- a CDS encoding DUF2252 domain-containing protein — translated: MSDNTSDNTVVRSSADHPVVDVRSWKQATTAEQRARAGLEARGRVPLSSHAKWQVRANRRGVIGLLEEQSHQRVQSLIPLRYYRMSASAFTFYRGTALIMANDLASTPVTGIPVQCVGDAHIGNFGMFYSPSRRLVFDINDFDETTTGPWEWDIKRLAVSVEICGRANKLSPTACHNAVARCVHTYRERIEQYSHMNYLDMWYDHLDVQESLDRYEYTQNGKRNRTLRDAAAKALMKDSNSAAAKLTYLDGDKLRFKSKPPALVPIAELQDYADLETMQSRLEALMNDYRHSLYQDRRHVFDQYRYHDTARKVVGVGSVGTRAWVSILTGRDLDDPLMLQMKEATESVLERFVGYSPYATHGERVVQGQKLIQSTADVLLGWAKFSEGNAKRRDYYVRQLWNGKGSIDIDHLNEFTLSDLSRMCARCLAHAHARTGDSIAISSYLGRTDEFDRAITSFADSYADQNDEDYALFRSLIDSGELPCSKK